The proteins below are encoded in one region of Triticum aestivum cultivar Chinese Spring chromosome 1B, IWGSC CS RefSeq v2.1, whole genome shotgun sequence:
- the LOC123106341 gene encoding MDIS1-interacting receptor like kinase 2: MDLSRNNLSGAIPATFSNLPRQAMLILAYNSLTGKVPSITASILLDHNKDLCGDSNHLMPCETLKLDMNHQSRKHPRMVLLAFFAPFSFACLSIASITVICRRNKCSKSKRKSKSGDILSIWNFDGKIAFEDILTATENFNEKYCIGIGGYGTVFRVELEGGVTFAVKLLHSMEEFNDEETFHAEIEVLTKIRHRCMVKLYGFCSHSQCKFLVYDLIERGSLSSILHEQELAKELDWSNRIAIVADIAQALSYLHHDCDDPIVHRDIKSSNILLNRDYKAYVSDFGMARKLKHGCSSWSTIFAGTCGYIAPELSSTMVLTEKCDVYSFGVVALEVVMGKQPGDLLLPFFCRTEQPRKFNDILDRRIAVPSTIHEEKDVILVVLVKKYIGLYICICV; this comes from the exons ATGGATTTGAGTAGAAACAATTTAAGTGGTGCCATTCCAGCGACCTTTTCTAATCTTCCCAGACAGGCTATGCTGATTTTAGCATATAATAGTTTGACTGGCAAAGTTCCATCTATCACAGCCTCAATCTTACTTGACCATAATAAGGATTTATGCGGTGATTCCAATCACTTAATGCCATGTGAAACACTGAAGCTCGACATGAACCACCAAAGCAGAAAACATCCACGTATGGTACTTCTTGCGTTTTTTGCACCCTTTTCCTTCGCTTGCCTCTCAATAGCAAGCATCACGGTTATTTGTAGGAGAAACAAGTGTtcaaaaagtaaaaggaaaagcaAGTCTGGAGATATACTTTCTATATGGAATTTCGATGGGAAGATCGCATTCGAAGACATACTCACTGCAACTGAAAATTTCAATGAGAAATATTGCATTGGCATTGGAGGCTATGGAACTGTCTTCAGAGTCGAGCTCGAAGGCGGGGTTACCTTTGCCGTCAAGCTCCTGCATTCAATGGAAGAATTCAACGACGAGGAAACATTTCACGCTGAGATTGAAGTGTTGACAAAAATCAGGCACCGATGCATGGTCAAGCTGTATGGCTTCTGTTCACACTCCCAATGCAAATTTCTTGTGTATGACCTTATTGAGAGGGGAAGCTTATCATCCATTTTGCACGAGCAAGAGCTAGCAAAGGAGCTGGACTGGTCAAATAGAATTGCTATTGTGGCGGACATAGCTCAAGCTCTCTCCTATTTGCATCATGATTGCGATGATCCTATTGTACACCGGGACATAAAAAGCAGCAACATTCTTCTGAACCGAGATTATAAAGCTTATGTCTCGGACTTTGGCATGGCGAGGAAGCTGAAGCATGGTTGCTCAAGCTGGAGCACTATCTTTGCAGGGACATGTGGCTATATAGCCCCAG AATTGTCATCCACCATGGTGTTGACCGAGAAGtgcgacgtgtacagcttcggtGTGGTTGCGCTGGAAGTTGTGATGGGAAAGCAACCAGGTGATCTGCTCCTTCCGTTCTTCTGCCGAACAGAGCAGCCGAGGAAGTTCAACGATATCCTGGATCGACGCATCGCTGTGCCGTCAACCATTCATGAGGAGAAGGATGTCATTTTGGTTGTCTTGGTAAAAAAATATATTGGCCTGTATATTTGTATTTGTGTGTAG